The region GCTCGGCGGGGGTGGTCACGCCGGTGAGCACCAGCAGCGAGTCGACCTCGCCGTTGTAGGCGCCCTCGATGTCGGTGTCGAGCCGGTCGCCGATCACCAGTGGCCGCCGGGCGCCGGTGCGCAGCACCGTCTCCCGGTGCATCGGCGGCTGCGGCTTGCCCGCCACCTGCGGCGTACCGCCCGCGGCGGACCGGACCACCTCCACCAACGCGCCGTTGCCGGGGGCGATCCCGCGCTCCTTGGGGATCGTCAGATCCGTGTTGGACGCGAACCACGGCACCCCGCGCTGCACGGCATACGCGGCCTCGGCCAGCCGCCCCCAGTCCAGCATCGGGTCGAAGCCCTGCACCACGGCCGCCGGGTCGTCATCCGCCGAGCGGACGGGCTCGAGACCGCGCTCGCGCAGCGCCACCCACAGCCCCTCACCCCCGATGGCCAGCACCCGCGCGCCCGCCGGCACCTGCTCGGAGATCAGCCGCGCCACCGCCTGCGCCGAGGTGATCACATCGTCCGGACCGGTCGGCAGCCCGAAACCGGAC is a window of Streptomyces caniferus DNA encoding:
- a CDS encoding HAD-IIA family hydrolase is translated as MNEQVRRQPDGCRRPLSEAYDTALLDLDGVVYAGGQALAHAVESLTRARDGGMHLAYVTNNAARTPQAVADQLSGFGLPTGPDDVITSAQAVARLISEQVPAGARVLAIGGEGLWVALRERGLEPVRSADDDPAAVVQGFDPMLDWGRLAEAAYAVQRGVPWFASNTDLTIPKERGIAPGNGALVEVVRSAAGGTPQVAGKPQPPMHRETVLRTGARRPLVIGDRLDTDIEGAYNGEVDSLLVLTGVTTPAELLAAVPQHRPAYVDEDLRGLLAPQPEVTADGGGFRCGGWRAEAAGDALDVTGEGTPLDGLRALCAAAWTAAGDGSCGAESRKVLERIGM